The Sporocytophaga myxococcoides genome contains the following window.
GTTACTCCTCCTGCTTTGATATCACTTAAGCCTGGAATGTAGGTTGCTATTAGAGAAGAGGCAGAAGGACTGAATTTACCTGATCCATCTGTAGTCCAGATAACCCCGGAAGAGTTTGTAACTGAACCGTTAAGATTTACAACTGCTGCATCTTCGCAAACTGTTGTATCGTTACCTGCATTTCCATCTGGTAATGGGATAAACGTAATGTTAAGCGGATCAGTAGATGGTGCGCACTTTCCATTGTCTTTGGTAGCCAGTGATAGGATGATTCCGGTTTTGGTCCTGTCTGCTACTCCTGGTATATAAGAAGCATTAAGTGTGAATTGATCAGGAGAAAACGTACCATCTCCATTGGTTGTCCACTCTCCTGAAAGTGCTCTTGTTAATGATCCATTTAGTTTAATTCCCGGAATATCTACACAGACATTCTGGTCAAGTCCGGCATTGGCTTCTGGCAGGTATTGAATGGTTACAGATTTATAATCTGTAATTTCCGGACATACTGTATTACCTGTAGTTTTAAGAGCTAGTATAAAGGTGCCAGCTAGTTTTTCTTCGTTCGAAGGAGAATAGGTATTTATTAATGTAGTTGTCGGAGCACTGAATGAACCGGTACCCATTGCAGTCCAGATTCCTGAACCTGTTACTGATTTTACAATACCGTTCAGTGCTATTCCGGCTACAGCATTCACACAAATAGTATCATCAGGTCCTGCATCGGCTTCCGGCATTTTAACAAAATCTATCTTTTTATCCTTGGTTACCTGTCCACAAGTTCCATTAACTGTTGTTTTCAAAGTTAAAGTAACAGTGGATGATTTGTCATTTTCTGAAGGAATATATGATGCAATCAGACTTTGTGCTCCCGGAGAAAATGTTCCTGTTCCGGATGTTGACCAAACGGCTCCTCCCGCAACGGTAATTGTTGCTTTAAGCGGAATAGCCTGAGAATTGGAGCAAACGATGGTGTCAAGTCCTGGATTAGCTGTAGGAGCTGGAGTTAATGATAGCAACACATCTTTCGTTACCGGAGGGCAATTGCCTAAGCCATTTACCTTCATAGTAACCTTAACAGAACCGTGATTATTTCTTTCTGTCACTGATGGTGTATAATCAGGGGTAAGGGTGGTGGCATTATTTAATCCTCCTGTTCCTGTTGTAGACCATTGAATAGAAGAGTAGTTTTTAGCTGTTCCTGATAATTGGAATGCAGGAACATCCGCACAAAGTGACTGATCAAATCCTGGATCTGCTATTACTTCAGGATCAAATGTAAGATTCAATGTATCACCGATTGGGTTACAAACCCCGTTTCCGTCTGAGCTTAGTATCAGGGTTACAACTCCTGCAAGTTTATCATCTGCAGCAATATTGTAAGTGGTAGAGGCCGCATTTGCGTTTTGGAATGTACCTTTACCTGTACTTGTCCATATTACATTACCATTAGTAACATTTCCTGCTAATGCTATTGTGGTCATTGTATTACAGATACTTGTAATTGAACCTGCGTTAACAATCGGACCTGGTATAATAGTAAATGTAACTTGATCAGAGGTAGCAGGACACATTCCTGATGCAGGACTGGATATTGTCAGGGTAACTGTTTTGGCTGCAATTTCAGAGGCAGTAGGCATATAAGTGCCATTTGTCACTTTGGCATCTGGAAGAAAAACCCCTCCTCCTGGTGATGTCCAGGTAGCATTGTTACCTGAACCTTCCAGCTTTATAGGTAAATCTGTTTCGCAAACAGTGCGATCTGGACCTGCATCTACTTTTGGATTCGTATCAAATCTAAGAGTTAAAGTATCTGAATAGAAGTTACAAGAACCATTACCTGCGGAATTTAATATAAGGTATGTTGTTGTAAGTTTATCCGATGCAGATGGAAGATATTCTGCAACAGGATTATCCGGACCAGGAGAGAAGGTGCCGCTACCTGTTGATATCCAATATCCGCCCGATGCAACTTTGACTTTTCCATTAAGGTGTATTGAAGTGACATCAGAACATGCAACGATATCTGGTCCTGCATCAACAGAAGGAATCGGGCTGATCGTCAGAACCATCTGATCTGAGACAGCAGCGCAATTTCCATTTCCGGTACTTGTAGCAGTGATGATTACCTTTTTGTTAATGCTGTCATTGTAACCGATGAGATACATTGGGTTATTAGTAATATGATCAGGTGAAAAATTACCATCACCAGAGGTATTCCATTTCACGCCGGTAGCATAAGTTACCGTAGCAGATAACTGAACTGCCCCTATATCTGCACAGACATTTATGTCCGGTCCTGCATTTACAACCGGCGTTTTTTCAAATGCAATCTCCATTACGTCGGATAGTGGATTACAAACTCCTGTACCGGTTGCTGTCAGCGTTAATTGAACTTTTCCAGAAGTTCTTTCTGCTGCAGAAGGAATATAAGTAGCATTTAATATTGATGCATTTGGTGAGAATGTGCCAGCTCCGGAGCTTTTCCATATTCCACCAGTGGCATTGAGAACTGATCCTGCAAGCGGTATTCCTGCTACATCTTCACAAACAACCTGATCGCCTCCGGCATTTACAACTGAAAGTGGTTTTACTATAATATTAAGAGTATCTCTTACAGGCTGACAAAGGCCATTGCCGGTCGTTGTCAAAACAAGGCGGATTATTGATCCAGGTGTTTTGTCGGCATTTCCGATCAGATAAGAGGTATTAAGCTGATTTGCTGTAGGATTAAATCCCCCATCTCCTGAAGTACTCCAGTTTCCGCCTGTTGCAATGGTAACAACCCCGGTTAGGCTGACAGAGGTTGCATCTTCACATATCTCCAAATCTGGTCCTGCTTTAACAGTTGGAGCTGGAGTAAAGGAAACATCTGAAAAATCAGTAACAGCATTACATGTTCCATTCCCGGTTGAAAGAATTTTAAATGTTACTTTACCTGCATCTTTATCTGTTTTAGATGGAATGTAAACCGGATTCAAGGCATTGGCATTAGGGCTGAATGTTCCCGTACCCGTTGTACTCCATTGCTGTCCTGCCGCTACAGTTACATTTCCTGTAAGTTGGATTCCTGTCACATCGGAACAGACTTTTTGATCAGGACCGGCATTTACAGTAACCAGAGGAGTTATGTTAATCAACATGTCATCTGTTAGTGTAGCACAAGGAGCGTTACCTACACCTTTTAAAGTGATTTTTATTTGTTTAGCAGCAATGTCTTCAGCTGAAGGTTTATATTTAGCATTTAAATCTGAGCTATTTGGCAGGAAGGTACCAGTACCTTGTGAAATCCAAAGTGCAGAAGAATAGTTAGTGATTGTTCCTGACAAACTAACCTCCGAAACGTCTGCACAAACTGTCTGATCTGGCCCTGCGTTTACTTTTGGAAGTGGTAGAATGGTTACTTTTATTGAACTTACGGCTTCCGGACAAGCTCCGTTTCCTAAACTTTTTAAGGTTAATGTGACATTACCTTTAGAAATATCTCCTCCACCTAAATTATAAGTAGTATTGACATTATTGCGATTTGCAAAAGTTCCATCTCCTGAGGTAGACCAAACCCCTCCAGAAGCAGCTTCTATAGTCCCATTTAATGTTATTGAGGAACTACTTTCACAAATAGTAAAGTCGTTTCCGGCATTTGCTCTTGGCATAGGGGTAAATTTAACAGTCATTGCATCTTTCCCTGGAACACAGGCTCCGTTTCCTGTAGATGTGAGTGTGAATGTCAATATGCCTTTTTTTAGATCCGCTGTACTTGGCTTATAGATAGCATTGATTCCATTAGAGCTAAAAGTACCTGTTCCAGTGCTTGTCCAGGACCCACCAGTAGCCACATTAATTTTACCTGAAAGTGTTACAGAAGTTACATTTTCGCAAAGTTCCTGATCAGGACCAGCATCAACTGTTGGAATAGGAGTAATGGTCAATGTCATCTTATCCTCAGCTGGGTTACATACACCATTACCTGTTGTACTAATGGTCAGGGTGATTTTCTTTATAACAGTGTCCTGTGAGGAGACATAATAACTAGCGTCTTTTTGTGATGCATCAGGAGCAAAAGTTCCAGAGCCAGAGCTTTTCCAGATAATTCCTCCTGCATTTGCAAAACTACCGGCTAGTTTGATGAAACTCGTATTCGCGCATACTGTCTGATCCGGCCCTGCATCTACCTTAGGAGCATCCTGCAATATAAAGGTTACCTGATCAGATTGTGGAGGACAAATGCCATCACTTACAGAAGTCAGAGTTAATACGATTTTTTTACTATTAACTTCTGTAGCAGAAGGAATATAGGTTGCATTTAAACTTGATGCATTTGGAGCATATGATCCCGAACCTCCAGACCAGGTACCTCCGGAAGCATTTACCACAACACCGTGTAATGGGATTCCGCTGACATTCGCACACAGCGTTTGTTCTGGACCGGCGTCTACTACTACAGCATCTTTAAAGGTAACAGTCAAACGATCTGAAACGAGAGAACAAGTATCATTGCCTATACTGGTAAGAGTCAGGATAACACTTCCGGCTGATGTATCCGCAGAGGAAGGAACATAGGTTGCTGTTAAGCTACTTCTGTCCGGAAGAAATGAACCAGTTCCATTTGTAGACCAAAGAGCACCTTTAGCGTTTCCGACTTTTCCGTTTAATGATACATTAGGAGTATTTCCGCAAACTATCTGATCTGGCCCAGCTTCAATTTCAGGTCCTTTAGGAATTCTGAAAGTTATTTCGTCAGAAACAGGAGGACATGATCCTACAGCATCTGTGGTAATTTTAAGTTTTACAACTCCGCTTGATAATTCAGAAGGCGAGGGGGTATAGATGGCGTTGAGTGTTTTAGCATCTGGGGTAAATGTACCAGACCCGCCTGTCCACGTTGATCTTGAACCTATAGCATTAAGTCTTATAGGTAGGTCGTTAGTACAAATAAACTGATCCGGGCCAGCATCTATAACCGGAACAGTTGTAAATGTAACAACCATGTCATCAGAGACCGGAGGACATACTCCCGTGCCTGTTGTGGTTAGAGTAAATGTGACACTACCTCTGGATTTATCATTTGCAGTGATATTATATGTAGCGTTTATAATTGAATTGTTCGGTAGAAAAGAACCGTTACCATTAGAGGACCAGGTTGTTCCTGTAGCATTTTTAAATGTTCCGTAATTGAATACAATAGCTGTTTCGGTACCGCAAACAAACTGATCTGGTCCGGCATTTACCTCCGGAGCTGGCAGTAGTTTAAAGGTAACATTATCGGATACAGGGTTACAATTGCCATTGTCTGTTGTTACAATGGTTAAAGTAACAGAGCCTGCAATAACTTCAGCTACTGAAGGTGAATAAACAGCATTAATTGCTGTAGCATTAGGCGTAAACTTCCCATTGCCACCTGACCAGACAATTCCTCCTGCAACTGTCTTGCTCCCGTTAAGCTGAATTCCTGGAGTATTCGAGCATAAATCCTGTCCGGGACCAGCATCTACCTCAGGAGATGGAGTGAAAGTTATATTAAGATATGCAAATGATGAATTACATAAACCATTGTCAGTGGAGCTTAATGTAAGTTTCAGAGAACCAGAATTAATTTCGTCTGCTGTTGGGGTATAAATTGCTTTTATTGTATTGGCATTCGGAGAAAATACTCCTTTTCCCCCTGACCACATTCCACCCTTGGCTGGTAAGGTAACTTTTCCATCCAGATCAATGGTTGGATTATTTTTACAGACATTAACAGAATTACTTGTCGTTACTACCGGAGCTTTAATAATAGTGATCTCCAGACTATCGGTCTCGCTTTTACAATTTCCATTGTTTGAAGAGGTAAGGTAAAGTTTGGCAAAACCTGAAGCTATTTCTGCAGCAGAAGGAGTGTAGGTAGTTACTAGAGAAGTGTTATTCGGCGAAAAGGTTCCACTTCCTCCGCTCCATACTCCGGCTCCAAAACTTACTGTTCCGTTTAGGGTTACTTGAGCATTGTTTTCACAGACACTCTGTGCCGGTCCAGCCTTAACAATTGGGCCAGGTGTAAAGGTAATTTCTACATCATCACTTACAGGAAGACATGAAGGTTTCTGAGCTGTTAAGGTTAATTTCAATTTCCCCGATGCAATTTCAGATGGAGTAGGAGTGTATACCGCATTAAGGCTGTCTTTACTTGGTGTGAATATCCCATTTCCTCCTGACCATGTCACTGAAGTACCCAGAGTTGCAGTCCCTTTTAAGGTGATGTTTGCATTGTTTGCACATAACGTTTGGGCTGGTCCTGCATCCACAGTTGGGGCCGGATCTATTAATATCAGGATTTTTTCTGTAGAAGAACTACAGTTAAAATCATTTCCAACACTTGTTATATTAATAATCGCAAGGTTATCCGCAAGATCTTTGGAAGAAGGTATATAGGTTACATTCAAGTGACTTGCAGAAGGAGTAAAGGTTCCGTAATTTACAGAACTCCAGAGGATCCCGGAAGCTCCTGAAATTTTAGCGCTTAAAACTACATTCGGATTGTTTTCGCAGGCGACCAGGTTTTGATTGACAACAATTTTGGGTGATGGTCTGAATTTAACTATTAAAGAATCTTTCACCGGACTGCACAATCCATTGCCAGTTGAAGAAAGGTATAGTTTTATGGAAGCTTTTGCTGTATCAGCAGAAGAAGGTTCGTATGTCGCATTTAATGAGGTTGCTGAAGGCTTGAAAGTTCCGTTCCCTTCAGAAGACCATAATATACCGGTTGCTCCTTCTACAAAACCATTTAGCTGAATAATGTCTTTTTTACATAACTCTTTGTCTGGACCAGCTTCCACTCTGGGTGGTCTGGTCAGGTTGATAATCATTTGGTCAGATACAGTTCCACATGGATTATGTTCTGGTGTTAGATTTAAAACAATGTTCGCAGCACCCAACTCTCCTTTTCCAGGAATATAAGTTGCATTTAAAGTATTGGCATCCGGAAGAAATGTTCCTGTTCCTCCCGTCCATTTTCCGGCGGTACCTCCTTTGATGCTTCCATTTAAAAGAATGACTGCATTGTTTGAGCATACTGTAGTATCTTTTCCTGCATCAGCTATAGATGGCGGTGCCACTATAATTTTTGTCTTGCTGCTTACAGGAGCGCATAATCCATTACTTGTTGCTGTTAAAGTAAGTTCAATAGATCCACTTTCCAACTCTTCCTTTGTTGGTGAATAAACAGGGTTTACTCTGTTTCTGTTAGGAATAAAATTTCCATTTCCTCCTGACCAAGTCACCTTAGATGCATTCGTCACCACTCCGGAAAGTTGTACAGTGGTAGTATTAGAACAGATATTAGAGGTCGGTCCTGCATTGACTGTAGGAAGAGGAGTAAAGAATATTCTCATTGTATCTGTTACGGAGGGGCAACCTGATGTAGGATTTGAAGTTAGAAATAACTTCACCATTCCAGCAGTTTTTTCAGCAGCAGTAGGAGTATAGCCAGCATTCAGATCATTAATATTGGAGAATGTTCCATTTCCTCCTGACCATTTTCCACCAGTAGCTCCTGTAATTTTACCGCTCAGGATAAATGTTGTTATATCCGCACAAACAGTAGTATCATTGGGAGCAAGAGGAGCATTTCTGCTTTCTGCATCTACTGTAACATTTTGAACGGTGTAGTTAAGTTTTTTCTCAATCACATTGGCATACCACCAGGTATTAATAGATTCTGGGCAAGTAGGTACGCAGTCGTTGTATCCTCTGTTCCTCCATTTATGACAGCCGCCTGTACATCCTGTCAGGTTTACTGTTCCGTCTAGGTTTGACCCTGCTATAATTTTGGAATCATCCCAGTACAATTTAGGAACCGTGTTTCCTCCCTTTTTAGGAGCATATAATTCAACTATGTAACCGTTTAAATGGTTTTCTACATCATACAATGGCAAATGTGTTAATCCATTAAAGTAATTAACATTTATATCAAAGGTTTTATTTGCAGGTACTACATTGCCTAAACCATCTTTTGTATTCCATGGAATACAGTTATATCCGGCTTTTACAGTTGTGTTGAATAGTATGTCTGATGTACCTTTTTGATATCCTGCCTGGCCATTGAATTCAAAGAGAATTTCAACAGTTCCTGTTTTGTCAGTATAGATTTCTATACATCTGTTGTTCGGGTCACAGCCAGTAATTTTAGGATCTTGTGTGAGGCTTCCGAATCTTCCCACAGGAAAGCAGTTAGTATCTGGCTCTGTAAGGAAAAGTTTATATTCAGGATAGGTATAGTTTCCGATTTTGGATTGTCTGTCAAATTCAGCATTACCCGTTTTGGTGGTACCGGTAGAATTAGCAGAGATAGAAAATCCGAAAGGCTGAATACCATTAAAATTCAATGAAGTAATAATACTGTCTTTTGCATAGACATACATGGTGGTTACAAATCTATTGGCATCGGCATTTGTTGTAAAATCCCATGCTTTGGACCAAAGTCTTCCGGTTTGGATTTTATTTGTAGAGGGATTAGCTACTGTAATGTCAAAATAGGTGAAAATCCTTTTTTCCGGTGTAGGAGTGGTGGATGATTTGGGGTTAAATTCAATGTGATAAGTACCCGGTCCCGGAGGAGTAAATTCCAAAGCATTGTAACCGCCCCCACCTACAATTTGACTAGGGCCATTATAAGCTTTGTCATATGAATCAATATATCCGGCTCCGGATTTGGGGAGTCGGTATGTGTTGGTTGTTCCTGCAACAGGGGTAAGCCCTGGAATGGGCACAGCGTTGTTGGATTCATCCATAAGACGGAAGAAAACATCATCATTGGTTTGCTTGAAACCCATGTATATCTTTTCGCCCGGATTACACACCTGAATATTCAATCTGTAGTCTTCCGGAGCATTAAAAGTTGCAAATGGTCTCGATAATGTGTTCAGGTCAAATATCTGAACATAACCATTTGAAGATGATGTGGGCATCAATTGTCTGGTTCCTTCAGAGTATGTTTTAAAACATATTGAAAGGCACATCGACAAAATAAAAATTTTAGTCTTGGTATAAGTTAACCCCATAACTTAAATATTTAAACTAGCGTTAGAAATCAAAATGATTTTAAGAAATTGATTTATTTTTATATTAATTTTAAATATTTGTTAAATGAACGTATTCAAAATTAATTAGTTATCATTGTAATATTTTAATGTTGACCTGTTTATCAAAGAGATAAAATTAACTCTAAATATTAGAATTTCAATATCTGGTTCATTGATTTGTGCTGAATGTTTAAAAATTTGTTAAATTCGTCGAATATTCTTAAAAACTTGTATTGAAGTGATAATCAGGTTAAAAATTGTATTTTTTATCTTATTTGCGATTTCATGGAATGGAGCTGCAGGTCAGGATATTCAGTTCTCTCAATTTTATGGTGCTCCACTGTATGTAAACCCTGCTTTTGCCGGAAGTACGCATAAAACAAGGCTCGTTCTTCATCAAAGAATACAATGGCCAAAGCTTGATGGAAAATATATAACCTCATTATTTTCTGCGGATACTTATTTTTCCAAATACAGAAGTGGTCTTGGACTTCAGGTTTATAAGGACTGGCAGGGAAGCAATACCATAAATTCCACTGATGTGTCTCTCTCTTATTCATATGAAATTTTCTTAACGTCTAAAATTGTTGTAAGACCGGGATTGCAGTTAGGTTATATTTCCAGAACCCTAGATTATTCTGATCTTGCCTTTAGTTATCAATATGATAATAATGGTAATATTGCTCCTGGCTTTGATAACGGGAAGATTAAAAAACAATTCATGGATCTTTCTACCGGAGCAGTTATATATACTGAAAATCTGTGGGTAGGTTTTGCTGCAAACCATATCAATACTCCCAATCAATCATTTGTAAATGGAAATGCACCTCTTCCTGCAAAATATTCCTTTACTGCAGGCTATCAGATAAACTTTAGTAGAAGACCTGATAAATCAACATTGCAGGAAGAAAAGCAGATAAGTCTGATTCCTACTGTTCATTATAAGTTTCAGGGGAAATCGGATCAGACCGATCTTGGTGTTTATGGGGTTTATGATCAATTGATTGCTGGTTTCTGGTACAGAGGTATTCCGGGTTTAAAGCGTTATAAAAAGGGAGTTCAGAATAATGAGTCCATTGTCGGATTGGTAGGGTGGAAGTATAATAACCTTGCGATTACCTATAGTTACGATTTTATCGTTTCAAGGCTTGCTCCTGCAAGAAGTGGTGGAGCTCATGAAATTAATCTGACTTATATCTTTAATAAAAGGAAAAAAATCAAACCTATGAGGAGAATGCCTTGTCCTCATTTCTATAAAAGTTTTTAATAAATATAAAATTTGAACTGACCGGAAGGTTTGTGTTTCCTCTTTACTTTGCTGGTGTTGGCATTTAGCTCTGCAAGTTGTTCGTTTTGTTTCTGACGACTTTTCTCAGCCATTCTTTGATTGGCCTTTCTGTTCTTTCTGTTTTTTTCAATTACTTCCTGAGCGGTTCTCTGGTGATAACCTTTGAGTTGTTCCTTTTCAGCATCATTCATATTATACATCTTTCCTGTCAGGCAGGAGCTTAGAGTAATACAAATTAATACAGCTATGAATTTATTAGGGAATATATGATTTAGAACAGTCACTATAGGGAATAGTTTTGGTTAATTATTTTATTGACAATTATTTGTTACCAAAATTTCAACGTTCAAACATACCATGTCTTACAGGTAATTTTATTTTCGGGAGAATGAGTTCTTCAAAAATAATCTATTTTTTGAAATTGCCATCTATTTTTATCTCTACATATAAAAAACGTCACTTTTTCATATGCCAGCCGTACAAACGTGATATTTTGAATTACTGTAAAGATTAAAAAGTAACCAGAATGTCCGGAAAAACCCGGAATTTGTACGTTTAGACACTAAATTTTAAATAATATCCTATATGACCTTTTTTTTGAGAGGGGCCCTCATTATGATTGCAATGACTTCCGCAATAGCTGCATATTCACAGAATAATTCAAAAGCTGCCAGAAAATATACTGACAAAGCCTTAGAGTATTTCAAAGCAGAAGATTATGAAACGGCCCTCACGTATTTTTTAAAATCAGATAGCCTTGATGGAAATGATCAAGATGTTTCTTATTTAATCAGCCTTTCTTTTTTCAGATCTGATCAAAAGCTAAAAGCATTACCTTTTTTATTGAAAGCTAAAGCAGGAGGAATCAAAGAGCCTGAGTTAGAGCTTTATCTTGGAGAAGCTTATCATCTGTCACATAAGTTTGATAAAGCAATAGAACACCTTACTTTATATAGATCTACACTGCGCTCTTCTGAAAAGGAAACAGTTAAAGAAGTAAATGATTTGATACAAAATTGCAAAAATGGAATAGAATTGGTGAAAACTCCAGTGGAGGTTAAAATCAAAAATCTTGGGAATGTCATTAACAGTGCATTTCCGGACTATATGCCTGCTTTGTCTGCAGATGAGTCTTTGCTGATTTTTACATCAAGGAGGGATAATAGTACCGGAGGGCTTAAAATTAATAACTTGTATTTTGAGGATATATATATATCTACTAAAAAAGATGATAAATGGTCAACTCCCGAAAAGCTAGGCAATGGCATTAATACTCCATCTCACGATGCATGTGTTGGAATTTCACCAGACGGACAGCAGATTTTTATTTATAAAGATGGAGGAGAGTATTTCGGGGATTTATTTGTAAGTACCTTATCCGGTAAGACCTGGTCTATACCTAAAAGCCTTGGGCCTAATATCAATACTCGTTCCTGGGAACCTTGTGCTACCATTACCGCAGATCAGAACGTCCTGTTCTTTGTCAGTAATAAAAAAGGGGGAATTGGTGGAACTGATATATATATGAGCAAACGCCAGCCAAATGGAGAATTTGGTCCTGCTACTATTCTGAGTACAGAAATTAACACTTCGAAAGATGAGTTTTCTCCGTTTATTCACCCCGATGGGAAGACTCTTTATTTCAGTTCCAAAGGACATAACAGTATGGGGGGATATGATATTTTCTCCTGCACTATAAATACCGAAACAGGGCAGGTCATCTCTAAACCTGTAAACCTTGGTTATCCCATTAATACTGCTGATGATGAGGTTTATTTTTCATGGTCTGCTGATAACAGGAGAGCTTATTTTTCTTCGGAAAGGTCAGGAGGGGTAGGTGAAAAAGATTTATATGTGCTTGAAAGACCTAAAGCGGAAGCCTCCCTTGTAATGT
Protein-coding sequences here:
- a CDS encoding gliding motility-associated C-terminal domain-containing protein, with protein sequence MGLTYTKTKIFILSMCLSICFKTYSEGTRQLMPTSSSNGYVQIFDLNTLSRPFATFNAPEDYRLNIQVCNPGEKIYMGFKQTNDDVFFRLMDESNNAVPIPGLTPVAGTTNTYRLPKSGAGYIDSYDKAYNGPSQIVGGGGYNALEFTPPGPGTYHIEFNPKSSTTPTPEKRIFTYFDITVANPSTNKIQTGRLWSKAWDFTTNADANRFVTTMYVYAKDSIITSLNFNGIQPFGFSISANSTGTTKTGNAEFDRQSKIGNYTYPEYKLFLTEPDTNCFPVGRFGSLTQDPKITGCDPNNRCIEIYTDKTGTVEILFEFNGQAGYQKGTSDILFNTTVKAGYNCIPWNTKDGLGNVVPANKTFDINVNYFNGLTHLPLYDVENHLNGYIVELYAPKKGGNTVPKLYWDDSKIIAGSNLDGTVNLTGCTGGCHKWRNRGYNDCVPTCPESINTWWYANVIEKKLNYTVQNVTVDAESRNAPLAPNDTTVCADITTFILSGKITGATGGKWSGGNGTFSNINDLNAGYTPTAAEKTAGMVKLFLTSNPTSGCPSVTDTMRIFFTPLPTVNAGPTSNICSNTTTVQLSGVVTNASKVTWSGGNGNFIPNRNRVNPVYSPTKEELESGSIELTLTATSNGLCAPVSSKTKIIVAPPSIADAGKDTTVCSNNAVILLNGSIKGGTAGKWTGGTGTFLPDANTLNATYIPGKGELGAANIVLNLTPEHNPCGTVSDQMIINLTRPPRVEAGPDKELCKKDIIQLNGFVEGATGILWSSEGNGTFKPSATSLNATYEPSSADTAKASIKLYLSSTGNGLCSPVKDSLIVKFRPSPKIVVNQNLVACENNPNVVLSAKISGASGILWSSVNYGTFTPSASHLNVTYIPSSKDLADNLAIINITSVGNDFNCSSSTEKILILIDPAPTVDAGPAQTLCANNANITLKGTATLGTSVTWSGGNGIFTPSKDSLNAVYTPTPSEIASGKLKLTLTAQKPSCLPVSDDVEITFTPGPIVKAGPAQSVCENNAQVTLNGTVSFGAGVWSGGSGTFSPNNTSLVTTYTPSAAEIASGFAKLYLTSSNNGNCKSETDSLEITIIKAPVVTTSNSVNVCKNNPTIDLDGKVTLPAKGGMWSGGKGVFSPNANTIKAIYTPTADEINSGSLKLTLSSTDNGLCNSSFAYLNITFTPSPEVDAGPGQDLCSNTPGIQLNGSKTVAGGIVWSGGNGKFTPNATAINAVYSPSVAEVIAGSVTLTIVTTDNGNCNPVSDNVTFKLLPAPEVNAGPDQFVCGTETAIVFNYGTFKNATGTTWSSNGNGSFLPNNSIINATYNITANDKSRGSVTFTLTTTGTGVCPPVSDDMVVTFTTVPVIDAGPDQFICTNDLPIRLNAIGSRSTWTGGSGTFTPDAKTLNAIYTPSPSELSSGVVKLKITTDAVGSCPPVSDEITFRIPKGPEIEAGPDQIVCGNTPNVSLNGKVGNAKGALWSTNGTGSFLPDRSSLTATYVPSSADTSAGSVILTLTSIGNDTCSLVSDRLTVTFKDAVVVDAGPEQTLCANVSGIPLHGVVVNASGGTWSGGSGSYAPNASSLNATYIPSATEVNSKKIVLTLTSVSDGICPPQSDQVTFILQDAPKVDAGPDQTVCANTSFIKLAGSFANAGGIIWKSSGSGTFAPDASQKDASYYVSSQDTVIKKITLTISTTGNGVCNPAEDKMTLTITPIPTVDAGPDQELCENVTSVTLSGKINVATGGSWTSTGTGTFSSNGINAIYKPSTADLKKGILTFTLTSTGNGACVPGKDAMTVKFTPMPRANAGNDFTICESSSSITLNGTIEAASGGVWSTSGDGTFANRNNVNTTYNLGGGDISKGNVTLTLKSLGNGACPEAVSSIKVTILPLPKVNAGPDQTVCADVSEVSLSGTITNYSSALWISQGTGTFLPNSSDLNAKYKPSAEDIAAKQIKITLKGVGNAPCATLTDDMLINITPLVTVNAGPDQKVCSDVTGIQLTGNVTVAAGQQWSTTGTGTFSPNANALNPVYIPSKTDKDAGKVTFKILSTGNGTCNAVTDFSDVSFTPAPTVKAGPDLEICEDATSVSLTGVVTIATGGNWSTSGDGGFNPTANQLNTSYLIGNADKTPGSIIRLVLTTTGNGLCQPVRDTLNIIVKPLSVVNAGGDQVVCEDVAGIPLAGSVLNATGGIWKSSGAGTFSPNASILNATYIPSAAERTSGKVQLTLTATGTGVCNPLSDVMEIAFEKTPVVNAGPDINVCADIGAVQLSATVTYATGVKWNTSGDGNFSPDHITNNPMYLIGYNDSINKKVIITATSTGNGNCAAVSDQMVLTISPIPSVDAGPDIVACSDVTSIHLNGKVKVASGGYWISTGSGTFSPGPDNPVAEYLPSASDKLTTTYLILNSAGNGSCNFYSDTLTLRFDTNPKVDAGPDRTVCETDLPIKLEGSGNNATWTSPGGGVFLPDAKVTNGTYMPTASEIAAKTVTLTISSPASGMCPATSDQVTFTIIPGPIVNAGSITSICNTMTTIALAGNVTNGNVIWTSTGKGTFQNANAASTTYNIAADDKLAGVVTLILSSDGNGVCNPIGDTLNLTFDPEVIADPGFDQSLCADVPAFQLSGTAKNYSSIQWSTTGTGGLNNATTLTPDYTPSVTERNNHGSVKVTMKVNGLGNCPPVTKDVLLSLTPAPTANPGLDTIVCSNSQAIPLKATITVAGGAVWSTSGTGTFSPGAQSLIASYIPSENDKSSTVTLTLKTTVNGTCGQVTKDKKIDFVKMPEADAGPDDTICVNAVAGIALNGIVKSVTGSGIWTAMGTGSFSAPTTTLINTYSPSNEEKLAGTFILALKTTGNTVCPEITDYKSVTIQYLPEANAGLDQNVCVDIPGIKLNGSLTRALSGEWTTNGDGTFSPDQFTLNASYIPGVADRTKTGIILSLATKDNGKCAPSTDPLNITFIPLPDGNAGNDTTVCEDAAVVNLNGSVTNSSGVIWTTDGSGKFSPSASSLIATYIPGLSDIKAGGVTLRLKVNGVSQCGGVTKLKHVTINPRPTVYAGPDQRVCEKTEEIKVAGSASNYTSVNWTSSGIGIFGNGNVLSTIYKTDPTDFDAEAINLILEVQGKPGCKPVQDQLTVQFVPKPEVIAGPSQNFCFDAPEILLTGKVINAVNTEWVSSGSGIFIPGRNSLNTKYIPSLEDRISGSVKLSVRNTDVPLCKADGDTLEITFIPMPVSDPGPAIVCDIANGAKLNGKFQNATGVFWTSDGTGTFSPDPKDPGATYYPSMQDKQKGTIHLNLTTTGNGVCNETVAMTTLVIEPKPIADAGKDLDVCISSTPTITANLTGDVSYEWYNLKGILMGSGPNIMLPNLDRDTTLVLRVFDSRPCDQFDTVTVRVFNPPTIGMPGDTCFDQPLYVAAKLRDIPLVTGQYIWSQDGKLMPNQTLPILSVPRPGEYTVTYAFGNCSVSKKIKINPLPVLMGSDKIACENRSTVLSISSTLPSSNYQWSGPGVNATTSAGNLGIIVPLDTSFYQVSVITNDGCRASHDIRVIGVPSPIFSIKDSAFCANKTVMFVARPTNISNIDSLPVTYEWMKNGVSMNNSNDSLLINSEGAYAVKVTIGECDTLLTTKIKLNEVPNPRLPKELDLCMEKREVIKLDAGPGLIYKWSGDVEVNNDTTRILFATDSGFYKVRVINQYQCENEDSTTIKDICPPRLYVPTGLDPNTEGKSTLDIFGKYYTNFQITIFNRWGEVIFMSNDPKEIWDGTYRGEVMPIGVYNYIVTYEGLNERYKGPYKVKGAVTVVR